Proteins encoded by one window of Filimonas effusa:
- a CDS encoding hybrid sensor histidine kinase/response regulator transcription factor, translating into MSLFPPGWYRLLLICLLNPFILLSQDYAVRYLDIGQGLSNNSVMNIYQDAQGYMWFGTYDGLNRYNGYDFEVYRNNIGDTNSLLSNSIYCITGDAANNLFVGGQIGVSVFNAARSKFSRLWYTPAGKTSAEPVSDIVHHVKALGNNALLVGSHNLGLLLFRQGATHTGEQVPLVAGSKKSYRYNVSGIEPVSDHEAWIFIDKKGLYFFNSKTAELRAVNTQLTQTTCIRKDSTGRLWLGTNDGLYCLESKTGALLSGFLPPHHSVVNVLVEKQGSLLLGTDGAGVWQLPYGTAKATPLKGNLVTPLVKSNAVWSIFEDRDGRKWFATLRGGISVMEPAGKFFTHIKYNNAAGPADNFILSFCEDRSGNVWIGTDGAGLRYWNRKNNSFSTIPAAHISSSFITSMVYDDQEDLWISTWSGGINRMKKGTGNIERFTCYNPVTKQQEPNIWLLYKDSHKNIWASATNQGSLYLFNREWQQFQLFDPVVKDIQSMIETRDGNMWMGDYNSLYRIDPLSHNRQVYSIGYPVRSLLEDKTGRLWVGTQEGGLLLFDRRTGNYKRFTQKDGMPSNTVLRLLEDQQGYLWMSSYNGISRFDPAKTVFQNFSQSDGLQSNQFSFNAGLALSSGEFLFGGINGFNIFSPSGLSGHSIPLTPLLSGIAVNNNPITGDNMLERTPGKAGIRSIRLPFEQANLSLDFVALNYSGSDKVNYAYLLEGWDKDWNYTGKSRRANYSRLHEGSYIFKVKVSDDGGRWGNETSLLQVQVLPPWYRTWWAYLLFFMMVTGVLYGYIIYARRQERLRYEVRLAHLEGEKEKELAERQLSVFTNIAHEFRSPLTLIINPLKKAISGKNDPDAKAQQADDLAAAHRNARRLLGLVDQLLLFRKTDSGAYQLQISKVDLVNLCNDVFLCFKNLAREKNIRYHFEAPGDPVFAAVDFEKLEIAVFNLVANAFKFTPDGGAIRITLSAAHDQATISVSDTGPGIALADQERIFEKFGQGSTRTPGKTGFGIGLFLSRNFVEKHRGTIACQSEPGNGAAFIIKLPLQLEAIEQATNNPHTPQGKTELVEEMMADDTAAHTETGPVVANVVKPAAASRISGVSVDDLVTEKSVILIVDDNEELRSYLLRLFSDKYLVLGSSNGADALQLAKERMPDLIVSDISMDGMDGLELCRHIKETEELSHIPVILLTAATGIETKLQGISGGADDFITKPFDSDILLARAATLLKNRSQLRKYFLNSITLRENSFKVPVEDQEFLKQCIQLVEAGIGKEDFNIKSFARSMGMSHSALYTRIKALSGQTVNAFIRSIRLRRAAVLMLTENMNVTEAGFQVGFEDVRYFREQFTKLFGMTPSDYIKKYRNSFNRELNTIRRKEV; encoded by the coding sequence ATGTCGCTCTTCCCCCCCGGATGGTATAGGCTATTGCTTATATGTCTGCTGAATCCATTTATCCTGCTGTCACAGGATTATGCGGTGCGTTACCTCGATATCGGCCAGGGCCTCTCTAATAATTCGGTAATGAATATCTACCAGGATGCGCAGGGATATATGTGGTTCGGTACCTACGATGGCCTTAACCGCTACAATGGTTACGATTTTGAAGTGTACAGGAATAATATCGGGGATACCAACTCTTTGCTGAGCAACAGTATTTATTGTATAACCGGTGATGCCGCCAATAACCTGTTCGTAGGCGGCCAGATTGGCGTCAGTGTTTTTAACGCAGCCAGGTCAAAATTCTCACGCCTGTGGTATACACCTGCAGGCAAAACCAGCGCAGAACCTGTTTCCGATATCGTACATCATGTTAAAGCGCTTGGTAACAACGCCTTACTCGTAGGTTCGCACAATCTTGGACTACTGTTGTTCAGGCAGGGGGCCACGCATACCGGCGAACAGGTGCCATTGGTTGCCGGCAGCAAAAAGTCTTACCGGTACAACGTTTCCGGCATTGAGCCGGTGTCGGACCATGAAGCCTGGATTTTTATCGACAAAAAGGGATTGTACTTCTTCAATAGCAAAACAGCGGAGCTTCGGGCAGTAAATACACAGTTGACACAGACTACCTGTATCAGGAAAGATAGCACTGGCAGGTTATGGCTTGGTACCAATGATGGCTTGTATTGCCTGGAATCCAAAACAGGAGCTTTACTGTCTGGTTTCCTGCCGCCCCATCATAGTGTTGTGAATGTGCTGGTCGAAAAACAGGGCAGTCTGCTGCTTGGTACCGATGGCGCAGGCGTTTGGCAATTGCCCTATGGCACAGCCAAAGCCACTCCTTTGAAAGGGAACCTTGTAACACCCCTGGTTAAAAGCAACGCAGTATGGTCGATCTTTGAAGACCGCGATGGCCGCAAATGGTTTGCTACGCTGAGAGGAGGTATTAGCGTAATGGAACCTGCAGGCAAATTCTTTACACATATTAAATACAATAATGCCGCCGGCCCGGCCGATAACTTTATTCTTTCATTTTGCGAAGACAGATCAGGTAACGTCTGGATAGGCACCGACGGCGCAGGCCTGCGCTATTGGAACAGGAAAAATAATAGCTTCTCAACAATACCCGCCGCACATATCAGCAGCAGCTTTATTACCAGCATGGTTTACGACGATCAGGAAGATCTCTGGATCTCTACCTGGTCTGGCGGCATTAACAGGATGAAAAAAGGTACCGGTAATATAGAGCGCTTCACGTGTTACAACCCGGTCACCAAACAACAGGAGCCCAATATATGGCTGCTTTATAAGGATAGCCATAAAAATATATGGGCCAGCGCTACAAACCAGGGAAGCCTTTATCTCTTTAACCGCGAATGGCAGCAGTTCCAGTTGTTCGATCCCGTAGTGAAAGATATCCAGTCGATGATAGAGACCAGGGATGGTAATATGTGGATGGGCGACTACAACAGCCTGTATCGTATCGATCCGCTTTCGCATAACCGTCAGGTCTATTCCATCGGTTATCCGGTACGAAGTCTGCTCGAAGATAAAACCGGCAGACTTTGGGTGGGCACACAGGAAGGAGGATTATTATTGTTCGACCGTAGAACCGGTAACTATAAGCGCTTTACCCAGAAAGATGGAATGCCCAGTAACACAGTGCTGCGTTTATTGGAAGACCAGCAGGGATATTTGTGGATGAGCAGCTATAATGGCATCTCCAGGTTCGATCCTGCAAAGACTGTTTTTCAGAACTTCTCTCAGTCCGATGGATTGCAAAGTAACCAGTTCAGCTTTAACGCAGGATTGGCTTTGTCTTCAGGTGAGTTCCTGTTCGGTGGCATCAATGGATTCAACATCTTTTCACCTTCAGGTCTCTCGGGCCACAGTATTCCACTAACGCCTTTACTATCGGGAATTGCTGTGAATAATAACCCCATTACAGGTGATAATATGTTGGAGAGAACACCCGGGAAAGCTGGTATACGCTCCATACGACTGCCTTTTGAACAGGCAAATCTTTCCCTCGACTTCGTGGCTTTGAATTACAGCGGAAGCGATAAAGTGAATTATGCGTATCTGCTCGAGGGGTGGGACAAAGACTGGAACTATACCGGTAAATCACGCCGCGCCAATTATTCACGCCTGCATGAAGGCAGTTATATTTTTAAAGTGAAGGTTTCCGACGATGGCGGCCGTTGGGGAAATGAAACAAGCCTGCTGCAGGTGCAGGTATTGCCACCCTGGTACCGCACCTGGTGGGCCTACCTGTTGTTCTTTATGATGGTGACAGGAGTACTGTATGGTTATATTATATATGCACGTCGCCAGGAAAGGCTGCGTTACGAAGTGAGACTTGCACACCTCGAAGGCGAAAAGGAAAAAGAACTCGCAGAACGCCAGTTGTCTGTGTTTACCAATATTGCCCATGAATTCCGCTCACCATTAACATTGATCATCAACCCGCTTAAAAAAGCGATCAGCGGAAAAAATGATCCCGATGCAAAAGCACAGCAGGCCGATGACCTGGCGGCGGCTCATCGCAATGCCCGCCGTTTGCTGGGACTGGTAGATCAGTTGCTGCTTTTCAGGAAAACAGATAGCGGCGCTTACCAGCTGCAGATTTCTAAAGTTGACCTGGTAAATCTTTGCAACGATGTTTTCCTGTGCTTTAAAAATCTGGCCCGCGAAAAGAATATCCGCTACCATTTCGAAGCTCCCGGTGATCCTGTATTTGCCGCCGTCGATTTTGAAAAGCTGGAGATAGCGGTATTTAACCTCGTAGCCAATGCTTTTAAATTCACACCGGATGGCGGAGCTATTCGTATTACGCTTTCAGCGGCTCATGACCAGGCAACCATTAGCGTCAGTGATACCGGCCCCGGTATTGCACTGGCCGACCAGGAGCGTATTTTCGAAAAGTTTGGCCAGGGTAGTACCAGAACGCCCGGTAAAACAGGCTTTGGTATTGGCTTATTCCTTTCCAGGAATTTCGTTGAAAAACACCGTGGAACGATCGCCTGTCAGAGCGAACCAGGTAATGGCGCCGCCTTCATTATAAAGCTGCCGCTGCAGCTGGAAGCCATTGAACAGGCTACGAATAATCCGCACACGCCCCAGGGCAAAACAGAACTGGTAGAAGAAATGATGGCCGATGATACAGCTGCTCACACCGAAACCGGGCCAGTGGTTGCAAACGTAGTTAAACCCGCAGCTGCTTCCCGTATTTCCGGCGTTAGCGTCGATGACCTCGTAACCGAAAAAAGTGTTATACTTATAGTGGATGATAATGAAGAGCTCAGAAGTTATCTTCTAAGGCTTTTTTCCGACAAATACCTGGTTTTGGGCAGCAGTAATGGTGCCGATGCCTTACAACTGGCAAAAGAGCGGATGCCGGATCTTATTGTAAGCGATATTTCAATGGATGGAATGGATGGACTTGAACTTTGCCGCCATATCAAAGAAACGGAAGAGCTAAGCCATATACCCGTGATCCTCCTTACTGCGGCTACTGGGATAGAAACCAAGCTGCAGGGTATTTCCGGAGGGGCAGATGATTTTATTACAAAACCTTTCGATAGCGATATCCTGTTGGCCCGGGCGGCAACATTGCTTAAAAACAGGAGCCAGTTGCGCAAATACTTCCTGAATAGTATAACCCTCAGGGAAAATTCGTTTAAGGTGCCGGTCGAAGACCAGGAGTTTCTGAAACAATGTATCCAGTTGGTAGAGGCCGGTATAGGCAAAGAAGATTTTAATATTAAGTCGTTTGCCCGCTCCATGGGTATGAGCCATTCCGCACTTTATACCCGTATAAAAGCCCTGTCAGGCCAAACGGTGAACGCATTTATCCGGTCCATACGTTTGCGCAGGGCCGCCGTGCTCATGCTAACGGAAAACATGAATGTTACCGAAGCAGGTTTCCAGGTAGGGTTCGAAGATGTCCGTTATTTCAGGGAACAGTTCACAAAACTCTTTGGAATGACGCCTTCCGATTATATTAAAAAATACCGTAACTCATTTAACCGGGAACTGAATACTATCCGTCGGAAAGAGGTTTAA
- a CDS encoding DUF4870 domain-containing protein, which produces MTNRTMAIVAYITLIGWVISYVSYRNSDDKSPFVRYHLGQALGVMIFSILLSVAIGILAGIVPALATVLYIVSLVPLVFMLLGIITASNNAERPIPLIGKFVEGKFSL; this is translated from the coding sequence ATGACAAATCGTACCATGGCTATAGTAGCCTACATCACACTTATCGGATGGGTTATCTCCTATGTATCTTACCGTAATTCGGACGATAAAAGTCCTTTTGTCCGTTATCACCTGGGCCAGGCGCTCGGTGTTATGATCTTCTCGATTTTACTAAGTGTGGCTATCGGTATCCTGGCAGGTATTGTGCCGGCGCTGGCCACCGTTCTTTATATCGTATCGCTGGTGCCCCTGGTTTTCATGCTGCTGGGCATCATCACAGCTTCTAACAATGCAGAACGTCCTATCCCTTTGATAGGCAAGTTTGTAGAGGGGAAATTCTCCTTGTAG
- a CDS encoding LuxR C-terminal-related transcriptional regulator — MTLLFAATTSGQQRYIDSLKERLQQSGVTDYEKTVLRCKLSRAYFETDLPYALTLAGDSGQASGPDAKAWIYATRIQLLVQQKNKPAAYAALDSAMLYESKATDPIAKGMVWYRNGWLDLVDNEEDMAVSKFLKALDYFRMAKADGYAALTYHYLASIYSYGSDEKRQADYAEKCYTAALNNGEPDVLNTAYYTMGQHFYDQYKLHNQQRLLLDSALYYYNKSIQISDRESGRVLVRSNTAAVALNIANIYFQHFPPTYKDSVYGYLDKAEAIATSTGLTEILINCYGMRSEYVLQSGHPEEAEQILLAAIHQTEISPVKMPRSQSRIYRMLARVAEQRNDTKGALAYLKSYVTSNEEAVNQERIANTQRIDARYRSAQQEQKIQLLEQEAAFTQRRNILYIGLGVAIVAALAFLLISYNYRLKASMRKQALVDKEKEEVVLKVKLKEAETNQLLAEQTLMRERQERLEKELLAEQLQKQEKSQLIEMLSDKNTSGNDQLKKLIKQQQRLDEEYEGHKTDFVEVHSTFFERLRQRSGDSLTRLDMKYCSYILMGLSTKEISTRLGIEPKSIRMARYRIKQKLGLGKDDNLDNLIMSLG; from the coding sequence TTGACCCTATTATTTGCAGCCACCACCTCCGGCCAGCAGCGTTATATCGATTCCCTAAAGGAACGTTTACAACAATCCGGGGTAACGGATTATGAAAAAACCGTACTCCGCTGCAAGTTATCCAGGGCTTATTTTGAAACAGACCTGCCCTACGCTTTGACACTGGCCGGCGATTCCGGGCAGGCATCGGGCCCCGACGCCAAAGCATGGATATATGCTACCCGCATTCAACTGCTGGTGCAGCAGAAAAATAAACCAGCCGCCTATGCCGCATTAGACAGTGCCATGTTATACGAAAGCAAAGCCACCGACCCCATCGCGAAAGGCATGGTATGGTATCGCAACGGCTGGCTGGACCTGGTAGATAATGAAGAAGATATGGCGGTATCCAAATTCCTGAAGGCATTGGATTATTTCAGGATGGCGAAAGCTGATGGTTATGCAGCGCTCACCTATCATTATCTCGCCAGTATTTACAGCTACGGCTCAGATGAAAAACGCCAGGCCGATTATGCGGAAAAATGTTATACAGCAGCCTTAAACAATGGCGAACCCGATGTATTGAATACCGCTTATTATACCATGGGCCAGCATTTTTATGATCAGTACAAACTACATAACCAGCAGCGCCTCCTGCTTGATTCAGCACTTTATTATTATAATAAGTCGATACAGATAAGCGATCGTGAAAGTGGCCGCGTGCTGGTACGAAGCAACACCGCCGCCGTTGCATTAAACATAGCGAATATTTATTTCCAGCACTTTCCTCCCACGTATAAAGACAGTGTTTACGGTTATCTAGATAAAGCAGAAGCCATCGCGACGTCAACGGGACTGACAGAGATACTGATCAACTGTTATGGTATGCGCAGTGAGTATGTACTGCAAAGCGGGCATCCTGAAGAAGCCGAACAAATATTGCTGGCAGCCATACACCAGACAGAGATTTCGCCCGTAAAGATGCCCCGCTCGCAGTCACGTATTTACCGTATGCTGGCAAGGGTAGCAGAGCAACGCAACGATACCAAAGGCGCACTAGCCTACCTGAAAAGTTATGTCACCAGTAACGAGGAAGCCGTTAACCAGGAACGTATTGCCAATACGCAACGTATAGACGCGCGTTACCGCTCTGCGCAACAGGAGCAGAAAATACAGCTACTGGAACAGGAGGCTGCCTTTACCCAGCGACGCAACATTCTTTATATAGGCCTGGGTGTAGCAATAGTAGCGGCGCTGGCATTCCTGCTTATTTCTTATAACTACCGGTTAAAAGCCTCCATGCGCAAACAGGCATTGGTTGATAAGGAGAAAGAAGAAGTTGTGCTGAAAGTAAAACTGAAAGAAGCAGAAACCAATCAACTGCTGGCAGAGCAAACCCTGATGCGCGAACGCCAGGAGCGGCTTGAAAAAGAACTGCTGGCAGAGCAGCTTCAGAAACAGGAGAAGAGCCAGTTGATAGAAATGCTGTCCGACAAAAATACTTCCGGCAATGACCAGCTCAAAAAGCTCATCAAACAACAGCAACGGCTTGATGAAGAATACGAAGGCCACAAAACTGATTTTGTAGAAGTACATTCCACCTTTTTCGAGCGGCTGCGGCAACGTTCAGGCGATTCGCTCACCAGGCTGGATATGAAATATTGCTCTTACATACTGATGGGTTTGTCTACCAAAGAAATATCCACCCGGCTGGGTATCGAGCCCAAGAGCATCAGGATGGCCCGTTACCGTATTAAGCAAAAGCTGGGATTGGGGAAAGACGATAATCTCGATAACCTGATCATGTCGCTGGGTTAA
- a CDS encoding toxin has protein sequence MSERLPVHRMRIFAGPNGSGKSTVISEIQTKVRTGPYVNADEIEKTCRLHKFVNLSDFSLISTKEHFESYLQRSTLLAKAKKEGYIIDLSFSDNVIVTGRNTNSYEAALIAAYLRDLMITKRETFSFETVMSHPSKLETLKKSASAGFKNYLYFVSTADPSINIERVADRVLKGGHNVPSDKIKERYFRSLELLIEMIPYCHRCFVFDNSGTRFQLIVEVVDGEQIIVHTGDPIPGWIEAYLLKPMTGDNN, from the coding sequence ATGTCAGAAAGGTTACCCGTCCATAGAATGCGGATCTTTGCAGGCCCTAACGGCTCCGGAAAAAGCACCGTCATCAGTGAAATACAGACGAAAGTAAGAACCGGTCCCTATGTTAATGCCGACGAAATTGAGAAAACCTGTAGGTTGCATAAGTTTGTTAATCTGTCTGACTTCAGTCTCATATCCACAAAAGAACATTTTGAATCCTATCTCCAACGTTCAACGTTATTAGCTAAGGCAAAAAAGGAAGGGTATATAATAGATCTCTCTTTCAGCGACAATGTGATTGTTACTGGTCGGAATACAAATTCGTATGAAGCAGCTTTAATTGCTGCCTACTTAAGAGATTTAATGATTACCAAAAGAGAGACATTCTCCTTTGAAACAGTTATGTCACACCCTTCTAAATTGGAAACACTCAAAAAGTCGGCATCTGCTGGCTTTAAAAATTATCTCTATTTCGTATCTACAGCAGACCCTTCGATTAATATAGAGCGCGTAGCTGATCGTGTTCTTAAGGGGGGACATAATGTTCCTTCTGATAAAATTAAAGAACGTTATTTTCGCTCGCTTGAATTACTCATCGAAATGATTCCCTATTGTCATCGTTGCTTTGTTTTTGATAACTCTGGAACCCGCTTCCAGTTGATAGTGGAGGTCGTTGACGGTGAGCAAATTATTGTGCATACTGGAGATCCTATTCCAGGTTGGATAGAGGCATATCTTTTAAAGCCAATGACAGGAGACAATAACTAA
- a CDS encoding aldo/keto reductase yields MKKRILGSYGLEVSAMGLGCMGLSFGYGPATDKQEAIKLLQAAFEGGITFFDTAEAYGPFANEELLGEALALFRDKVVIATKFGFKEGKPGLGMDSRPETIRAVAEAALKRLKTDYIDLFYQHRVDPNVPIEEVAGTIRDLIKEGKVKYWGLSEAGVQTIRRAHAVHPVTALQSEYSLWWREPELEILPTLKDLGIGFVPFSPLGRGFLTGAINENTKFDATDFRNIVPRFSEENRKANNAFVELLKSIAWDKNATPAQIALAWLLAQDESIVPIPGTTKLHRLQENMAAAEIELSEQDLKEISDAAANIAVQGDRYPTHLQNTVGK; encoded by the coding sequence ATGAAAAAGAGAATACTGGGAAGTTATGGCCTTGAAGTTTCTGCAATGGGGCTCGGCTGTATGGGATTAAGTTTTGGCTACGGCCCCGCTACAGACAAACAGGAAGCCATTAAGTTATTGCAGGCTGCATTTGAAGGAGGGATTACTTTTTTCGATACTGCCGAAGCCTACGGCCCTTTTGCGAACGAAGAACTTTTGGGTGAAGCACTGGCCCTATTCCGGGACAAAGTAGTGATCGCTACCAAGTTCGGATTCAAAGAAGGTAAACCTGGACTGGGTATGGATAGCCGTCCTGAAACCATCAGGGCAGTTGCTGAAGCCGCTTTAAAAAGACTGAAAACAGACTACATCGATTTGTTTTATCAACATCGTGTAGACCCCAATGTGCCGATTGAAGAGGTAGCCGGTACCATACGTGATTTAATCAAAGAAGGGAAAGTAAAATACTGGGGACTTTCTGAGGCCGGCGTACAAACGATCCGCAGAGCCCATGCCGTTCACCCGGTAACAGCCTTGCAAAGTGAGTATTCATTATGGTGGCGTGAACCCGAACTGGAGATTTTGCCAACCCTCAAAGATTTGGGTATTGGCTTCGTTCCTTTCAGCCCTCTGGGCAGAGGCTTCCTGACAGGAGCTATTAATGAAAATACAAAGTTCGACGCAACGGATTTCAGGAATATAGTGCCACGCTTTTCCGAAGAAAACAGGAAGGCTAATAATGCATTTGTTGAATTACTGAAGTCTATTGCCTGGGATAAGAATGCCACTCCTGCACAGATAGCGCTCGCGTGGCTGCTGGCACAGGATGAATCGATCGTTCCTATTCCCGGAACTACAAAACTGCACCGCCTGCAGGAGAATATGGCGGCTGCCGAAATAGAACTTTCCGAACAGGATCTGAAAGAGATCAGCGACGCGGCAGCCAATATAGCTGTACAGGGAGATCGGTACCCGACGCATTTGCAGAATACGGTGGGTAAATAA
- a CDS encoding aldo/keto reductase — MENVILNNGVEMPILGFGVYQIPDAGECEKCVLDAIETGYRSIDTAAAYGNEKAVGNAIRKSGVPREELFITTKLWIQDQGYESTKRAFDRSLAHLQLDYLDLYLIHQPFGDVYGSWRAMEELYKEGKVKAIGVSNFQPDRVMDLITFNEVIPAVNQVETHPFCQQTAAQQFLEKNKVQIESWGPFAEGRNNLFQNEVLAAIGVKYNKSIAQVTLRWLIQRGVVAIPKSVRKERMKENFSVFDFELSTADMTAIETLDENRSAFFDHRDPEIVKMLSGFKIKH, encoded by the coding sequence ATGGAAAACGTAATCCTTAACAATGGTGTGGAAATGCCCATCCTGGGTTTTGGGGTATACCAGATCCCTGATGCGGGCGAATGCGAAAAATGTGTGCTGGATGCAATAGAAACCGGCTATCGTTCTATCGATACTGCGGCTGCGTATGGCAATGAAAAGGCAGTGGGCAATGCTATCAGGAAAAGCGGTGTGCCGCGTGAGGAGCTTTTTATCACTACCAAGCTATGGATCCAGGACCAGGGATATGAAAGCACAAAAAGGGCATTCGATAGATCGCTGGCCCACCTGCAACTCGATTACCTGGATTTATATCTTATCCATCAGCCCTTCGGCGATGTGTATGGCTCCTGGCGCGCAATGGAAGAACTATATAAAGAGGGCAAGGTAAAGGCGATAGGTGTCAGCAACTTTCAGCCCGACAGGGTAATGGATCTCATCACTTTCAATGAGGTGATTCCTGCCGTGAACCAGGTAGAAACACATCCTTTCTGCCAGCAGACGGCAGCACAACAGTTCCTGGAAAAGAATAAAGTGCAGATAGAGTCCTGGGGGCCTTTTGCTGAAGGTCGCAATAACCTGTTCCAGAACGAAGTACTGGCTGCTATAGGTGTAAAGTACAATAAGTCCATCGCACAGGTAACGCTGCGCTGGCTGATACAAAGAGGAGTGGTGGCAATTCCTAAATCGGTCCGCAAGGAACGTATGAAGGAAAACTTCAGCGTTTTTGATTTTGAATTAAGTACGGCAGATATGACTGCTATTGAAACCTTGGATGAGAATAGAAGCGCTTTCTTCGATCACCGTGATCCGGAGATCGTGAAAATGCTCAGCGGCTTTAAAATAAAACACTAA
- a CDS encoding helix-turn-helix domain-containing protein, translated as MDIINFNTISDYNNYNNNEVLHPLVSVVDLSKAAPRKQYKMYFNMYCIILKQVKCGDIRYGNNYYDYQDGTLVFFAPGQVAEVTSNEYYQPSGMGLIFHPDLLHHTPLGKHMNDYNFFSYSTNEALHLSEKERKLILDCFAKIDYELQQSIDKHSKTLITSNIELLLNYCTRFYDRQFITRENANKGILEKFEDLLAGYFSSNKPQTIGLPSVAYCAEALHLSANYFGDLIKKETGKSAQEYIQTKLINVAKERIFDIDKSISEVAYELGFKYPQHFTRLFKQKVGISPNEYRTQN; from the coding sequence ATGGATATCATAAATTTCAACACGATCAGCGATTACAATAACTACAACAATAACGAGGTATTACACCCGCTGGTAAGTGTTGTAGACCTGTCAAAAGCTGCGCCGCGCAAGCAATACAAAATGTATTTCAATATGTATTGTATTATACTGAAACAGGTGAAATGCGGCGATATCAGGTATGGCAATAATTATTATGATTACCAGGATGGCACATTGGTATTCTTTGCACCCGGACAGGTAGCGGAAGTTACCAGTAATGAATATTACCAGCCCAGCGGAATGGGATTGATCTTCCACCCCGACCTGCTGCATCATACGCCGCTGGGAAAACATATGAACGATTACAATTTTTTCTCCTACAGCACCAACGAGGCGCTGCATCTTTCGGAGAAAGAGCGTAAGCTTATTTTAGATTGTTTTGCAAAGATCGATTACGAACTGCAGCAGTCGATAGACAAGCACAGTAAAACGCTTATCACTTCCAACATCGAGCTATTGCTGAATTATTGTACCCGTTTTTACGACCGGCAATTCATTACCCGGGAAAATGCCAATAAAGGTATTCTTGAAAAGTTTGAAGATTTACTCGCCGGTTATTTTTCTTCCAACAAACCTCAAACGATAGGATTGCCTTCGGTGGCTTATTGCGCCGAAGCGCTTCATTTATCCGCCAATTATTTCGGTGATCTTATTAAAAAAGAAACGGGAAAGTCGGCGCAGGAGTATATACAAACCAAACTGATCAATGTAGCGAAGGAGCGGATCTTCGATATCGACAAATCGATCAGCGAAGTGGCTTATGAGCTTGGGTTCAAATACCCGCAGCATTTTACAAGATTGTTCAAGCAAAAGGTGGGCATCTCGCCCAATGAATACCGGACGCAGAATTAG